In Hippoglossus stenolepis isolate QCI-W04-F060 chromosome 20, HSTE1.2, whole genome shotgun sequence, the following are encoded in one genomic region:
- the LOC118099784 gene encoding interferon a3-like gives MLNRIFFVCLCLCLYSAGSAMSCKWMDHKFKQFSENSLDLLDMMVHNSTNTTEDAEVEENVAFPEDLYSQASQASAQDKLGFTVQVLNGVADLFEKDYSSASWEERRVDDFRNIVTQQADGLRSCIASHSPKKNNKKLHMYFKRLSTNVLKKMDYSAESWELIRKESKNHLMRSYLLISSLLTIN, from the exons ATGCTTAACAGGATCTTCTTCGTTTGCCTTTGCCTCTGTCTCTACAGTGCGGGCTCAGCGATGAGCTGCAAATGGATGGATCATAAATTCAAACAGTTCAGCGAGAACTCTTTGGATCTACTAGATATGATG gTTCATAACTCCACCAACACCACTGAGGATGCTGAAGTGGAGGAGAATGTGGCCTTCCCTGAAGATCTGTACAGCCAGGCATCACAAGCCTCA GCTCAGGACAAACTTGGATTTACAGTGCAGGTTCTGAACGGGGTGGCTGACCTGTTTGAGAAGGATTACAGCTCTGCATCATGGGAGGAGAGACGAGTGGATGACTTTCGCAATATTGTGACCCAGCAGGCTGACGGCCTTCGCTCATGT atTGCGAGCCACAGCCCCaagaagaacaacaagaagCTGCACATGTATTTCAAGAGACTGTCAACAAATGTCCTGAAAAAAATG GACTACAGTGCTGAATCCTGGGAGCTGATCAGGAAGGAAAGCAAAAATCATCTAATGAGATCATACCTGCTGATTTCATCTCTACTCACCATCAACTAG